The genomic DNA CGGCGAGGTCGAACACCAGGCCCACGCCCGGCCAGCCGCCGACGCCGTAGTAGATGGCGACGTACTGGGTGCCCTTGTGGGTGTAGGTGATCGGGTAGCCGATGGCGCCCGACGGCAGCTTGAACTTCCAGAGGAGGTCGCCGTTGTCGGAGTCGCGCGCCTTGATGAAGCCATCCAGCGTCCCGTAGAGGACGAGGTCGCCGGCGGTGGCGGTGGTGCCGCCCCAGACCGCGAAGCGCTCCATCTTCTCCCAGTTGAACTTGCCGGTGATGGCGTTGTAGCTCTTGATCTGGCCGAGGCCCTCGTAGTTCTGCCGGTCACCCTTCGGGCCCGGATACATGTTCAGCGTCGCACCGACGAAGAACTGACCCGCCCGGTAGGGCAGCATGAAGGGCTCCCAATCCATGCAGATGTGGTTGATGCCCATGTAGAAGGCTTGCCGCTTCGGGTCGTAGGAATCGTGACCCTGGTTGTGGTAGCCCATCGCCGAGGGACAGATGTCCTTGGCGAGATGGTCCATCCGGGTGCCGTATTCCGGATCGCGCACCGGCGTGCCGGTCTTCAGGTCCACCGACTTGAACACGTTGACGGTGTCGTCGATCTTGTTGGCCGAGACCAACGTGCCGTCCGTCCGGTCGAGGGTGTAGACGATGCCGTTGCGGTCCGGGTGGGTGAGGAGCTTCCTCATCTTCCCGTCCTTGTCCTTCTGGTCGGACAGCATCATCACGTTGACGCCGGCATAGTCCCACTCATCGTGGGGCGTCTTCTGGTAGCCGAACTTCGCCTCGCCGGTGTCGGCGTCGCGGCCGAAGATCGTCATCGTCCACTTGTTGTCGCCGGGACGCATGGTCTCGTTCCACGGCGCCGGGTTGCCGGTGCCGAAATAGATCAGGTTGGTGCCCGGATCGTAGGCGTACCAGCCCCAGTTGGTGCCGCCGCCGATCTTCCAGGCGTCGCCCTCCCAGGTCGAGGTGCCGAGGCCCTTCTGGCCGTAATGGGCGTTGTGGATGTTGAAGTCCTTGGCGAGCAGCAGGTCCTCGTCCGGGCCGGTGGCGTAGGCGCGCCAGACCTGCGCGCCGGTCTTGACGTCGTAGGCGGTGAGGTAGCCGCGCACGCCGAGCTCGGCGCCCGAGGAGCCGATGATCACCTTGTCCTTCACCACGTAGGGGGCGATCGTGAGGGTCGAGCCGACCTTGATGTCGGAGTTCTCGACCTTCCACACCGTCTCGCCGGTCTGGGCGTTGAGGGCGGCGACGTTGCCGTCGAGCTGGGTCTTGAGGATCAGCGCCGGGGTCTTGCCGTCGCCGGGCCAGTAGGCGAGGCCGCGGTTCACGAGATCGCAGCAGGCCACCGAGCGCGCGGCCGGGTTCTGCTTGGGCTTGTCCTGCCACAGGATCTTGCCCGGATCGTCGAGGCCGAGGGCGAAGGTGTTGTTGGGGAACGAGGTGTGGATGTACATGACGCCGTCGACGACGAGCGGCGCGCCCTCGTGGCCGTTGAGCAGGCCGGTGGAGAACGTCCAGGACGGCTTGAGCTGCTTGACGTTGCTCTTGTTGATCTGCGTCAGGTCGCTGTAATTGTTCGAGTCGTAGTTCTTACCGGGCATCACCCAGTTCTCGTCGCTCTTCGATTTCTCGACGAGCTTGTCGTTGGCCTGCGCCACGCCCGCCATGGCGACCGGCGCGAGCGCCATGATCGCCAATGCCGAGACGGAATTCCGGAGCCTGATCATCCTGCGTCTCCTCGCCGGACTGCCACGCCGTTTGGCCTCGCAGTCATCGTGGTGTTGATTCGATGGCGACACGACTTTCACCGACAAACCCGCCTCCAGCGTCGCGATAACCGGGCTATTTCCAGTATTCGCTGAGCTTATGAAAGACTTATTATCGTTGTGCGCCACTTGATTATTCGCACGGCTTGTAATGCGTGTCTTTGCAAAACGAAACATTTCTTTTCGGGATGATTTGGCAAAAGAACACCGGAGATCTGGTAAGATCACGGAGACCTTGACCGAGAGCCGGCCGCCATCCCAGACAGGTGGGCCAGACAGGTGGGAACGATACGCGGGCGTGCGGGCCCGGAGCCGGCCGCCGACCCGTCCCGGGAGGACGCCATGGGTCATGTCACGGGCTGCGCGGCCCGCTCTCCGGCGCTGGCCGCCTGCTGGGCGGCTCTCGCCCTGGCGCCTGCGATCCTGGCACCCGCGACCTTGGCGCCTGCGGCCCTGGCGGCCGGGACCGGCGGGGAACGCCGTCTCGCGGCGCTCTACCAGCAGGACGGGCGGCGCGAGCTGACGGGGGCCGACCTGGAGCGCTTTCCCGGCGCGGGCGTCCTGTGGTGCCGGCGCCCGGACGGGATTCCCCAGAAGGCCGCCGCCGCGTGGCTGATCGGGAGCCGGTCCCTCGTGCTGATGAACGCGCACAATTTCCGCAATCGACAACTGGAGGTTACTCGAAACGTCGCCGACTGCTACTTTCAGATAGCAGGTCGGAACTACGCCTTCGTGCCCGAGATCCTGGAACTCGGCGTCGAGCCCGAGGCGCGGCGCCTGCACATCACCGACGACTGGGCGCTGCTGCGCCTCGCCGAGCCGGCCGAGGCGCGGCCGCAGCCGATCCCGGACCCGCCCACCCTTCCGACCGGCGACCTGACGCTCCCGGTGACGATGGTCTCACCGGCCGGGCACGAGAACTACCGGGGGCAGAGCAGCCGGGAATCCTGCGCCGTCCGGCGGATCGATCCGCCGAGCGAGGGCGCGATCCGCCGCGCCCGCCACGATTGCAACGACGGCTACGGCGGATCGGGCTCGGGCCTGTTCGACGCGGAGGGCCATCTCATCGCGATGCAGAGCGCGTCGCTCTCGATGAACCAGCGCCACGCCTTCGACATCGAGTTCCACTACGGCTCGGCCCTGCTGATCGAGGGCCGGCTCCACGAGGCCCTCGAGGCTCAGGCCCGCGCGACCCGGGACCGCTAGGGCGGGCCGCCCCCGGGTGTCCGCGGCGCCTCCCCGGGAATCCGGTAAGCTCCCGGTAAGCAAGGCGGCGTTTTCCGCCCCGGCGCCGGGGGAAGCGCTCGACGGCGCCGCGGCGGCAAGCCAAAACTTAACGTTGAACCTCGAATCTGGTCCCGCGAGGGAGCCGGTATGCCCGCTGTCGGAACGTTCAGGGTCTGCGCGCCGGGACGGCCGCCGTTCGCGGCGGCCGTGGCAGAGGGCGTGGCCGAGGCGGTCGCGCTGCCATCCGTGCTCGTCACGATGCTGGGCAGCCTGATCGAGGCCTGGCCCCGGCAGATCTACACACAACCCCTGGTGACCACCCGCTTCCTCGGCCAGCGGACCACCTACGTCTGCGATCCCGGCCACATCCGCAGCCTGATGGTCGACCAGGCCGAGGCGCTGGAGCGGGAACCCTTCATGCTGCGGGCGCTGGCCCCGGCCCTCGGCGCGGGGGTCCTCACCGCGGACGGGGACCACTGGCGGCGTCAGCGCAGGACCGCGACCCCGATGTTCCGCCCGGACCGGGTCCGGAGCTTCGTGCCGGCCATGGCCCGGGCCGCCGCGGCGACGCGGGCGCGCTGGCGCGACGCCGATCCCGCCGGGAGCGAGCGGGACATCCTGCGCGAGATGATGCGCACGACGTTCGACGTCATCGTCGCCACGATGGTGTCGGGCGATCCCTACCTGGAGGTCGGGCCCTTCGGGGCCGCGATGGACGCCTATCTCGGCCAGACCAGCTGGAAGATCGCCCTGGAGATGCTGCGGGCGCCGGCCTGGATCCCGCATCCGGGGTCCCGGGCCGGGGCGGAGGCGGTGCGCTACCTGCGCGGCGAGGTCGCCCGCACGATCGCGCGCCGCCGGGCCCGCGGCGAGCCCGGCTCCGACCTCCTCGGCCTCCTGCTGCAGGCGCGGGACCCGGAGACCGGCGCGCCGCTCACCGAGGCGAGCCTCGTCGACAACCTGCTGACCTTCGTGTCCGCCGGCCACGAGACCACCGCCCTGGCGCTGGCCTGGACCTTCCGGGTCCTGGCCGAGCACCCGGAGGTGGAGGAGCGCGTCGTCGCCGAGATGGCGCGCCTCGGCGCCGATCCGGAGTCCGATCCCGGTTCCGTGGACCGGCTCCCCTACACGCGTCAGGTGCTCCTCGAGGTGATGCGCCTCTATCCGCCGGCCCCGCTGATCGTGCGGCGGACGCGGGCCCCGGTCCGGCTCGGGGACACGGTCGTGCCGGCCGGGCAGTCGGTCCACGTGCCGGTTTACGCCCTGCACCGGCACGCGCTGCTCTGGGAAAGTCCGGAGGCGTTCGACCCGGGCCGCTTCGCGCCGGAGCGGGCCGCCGCGCGCGACCGCTACGCCTACCTGCCGTTCGGCGCCGGCCCGCGGGTC from Methylobacterium oryzae includes the following:
- a CDS encoding methanol/ethanol family PQQ-dependent dehydrogenase; protein product: MIRLRNSVSALAIMALAPVAMAGVAQANDKLVEKSKSDENWVMPGKNYDSNNYSDLTQINKSNVKQLKPSWTFSTGLLNGHEGAPLVVDGVMYIHTSFPNNTFALGLDDPGKILWQDKPKQNPAARSVACCDLVNRGLAYWPGDGKTPALILKTQLDGNVAALNAQTGETVWKVENSDIKVGSTLTIAPYVVKDKVIIGSSGAELGVRGYLTAYDVKTGAQVWRAYATGPDEDLLLAKDFNIHNAHYGQKGLGTSTWEGDAWKIGGGTNWGWYAYDPGTNLIYFGTGNPAPWNETMRPGDNKWTMTIFGRDADTGEAKFGYQKTPHDEWDYAGVNVMMLSDQKDKDGKMRKLLTHPDRNGIVYTLDRTDGTLVSANKIDDTVNVFKSVDLKTGTPVRDPEYGTRMDHLAKDICPSAMGYHNQGHDSYDPKRQAFYMGINHICMDWEPFMLPYRAGQFFVGATLNMYPGPKGDRQNYEGLGQIKSYNAITGKFNWEKMERFAVWGGTTATAGDLVLYGTLDGFIKARDSDNGDLLWKFKLPSGAIGYPITYTHKGTQYVAIYYGVGGWPGVGLVFDLADPTAGLGAVGAFKKLANYTQMGGGVMVFSLDGKGPYDDPNVGEYAQHAAK
- a CDS encoding S1 family peptidase, with translation MGHVTGCAARSPALAACWAALALAPAILAPATLAPAALAAGTGGERRLAALYQQDGRRELTGADLERFPGAGVLWCRRPDGIPQKAAAAWLIGSRSLVLMNAHNFRNRQLEVTRNVADCYFQIAGRNYAFVPEILELGVEPEARRLHITDDWALLRLAEPAEARPQPIPDPPTLPTGDLTLPVTMVSPAGHENYRGQSSRESCAVRRIDPPSEGAIRRARHDCNDGYGGSGSGLFDAEGHLIAMQSASLSMNQRHAFDIEFHYGSALLIEGRLHEALEAQARATRDR
- a CDS encoding cytochrome P450 — protein: MPAVGTFRVCAPGRPPFAAAVAEGVAEAVALPSVLVTMLGSLIEAWPRQIYTQPLVTTRFLGQRTTYVCDPGHIRSLMVDQAEALEREPFMLRALAPALGAGVLTADGDHWRRQRRTATPMFRPDRVRSFVPAMARAAAATRARWRDADPAGSERDILREMMRTTFDVIVATMVSGDPYLEVGPFGAAMDAYLGQTSWKIALEMLRAPAWIPHPGSRAGAEAVRYLRGEVARTIARRRARGEPGSDLLGLLLQARDPETGAPLTEASLVDNLLTFVSAGHETTALALAWTFRVLAEHPEVEERVVAEMARLGADPESDPGSVDRLPYTRQVLLEVMRLYPPAPLIVRRTRAPVRLGDTVVPAGQSVHVPVYALHRHALLWESPEAFDPGRFAPERAAARDRYAYLPFGAGPRVCIGMGLALTECLVVLATLLPAFRLRPVTAEMPAAQFRVTLRPRGGLTMRVAPRHGAGQGDGHGAEHGAEQGAAHAA